In Anaerolineae bacterium, one DNA window encodes the following:
- a CDS encoding sugar ABC transporter permease, giving the protein MAAGRPIQSSAGRGRVHLTQRRREALVAYALISPWFIAFLVFTAGAMVYSFGLSLFRADFLTPARFVGLGNYTRWVQDEMFGLSLYNTVYMLVFSIGLGMPVSLAASLLLNLRLRGIAFFRTVFYMPALVSGVATFVLWNIILNKDFGLLNWLLGLAGIAPVPWLTTTTWAKPALVLMNLWAAGGGSILYLAALQAVPQELYESASIDGAGRWSRFRHVTLPQISPTIFLTLVTGIIGGLQVFLSTMVMTDGGPYYSTTTYMLVLYRTAWRDLRWGYASAMAWLLFAIIMLLTLLVFRSSAAWVYYEGELRR; this is encoded by the coding sequence GTGGCAGCCGGACGACCGATCCAAAGCTCTGCCGGGCGCGGCAGAGTGCATCTGACTCAGCGGCGACGAGAGGCCCTCGTCGCCTATGCCCTCATATCGCCCTGGTTCATCGCCTTCCTAGTGTTCACGGCCGGCGCCATGGTCTACTCCTTCGGGCTGAGCCTGTTCAGAGCCGACTTCCTGACACCGGCCAGGTTCGTCGGCCTCGGTAACTACACCCGCTGGGTGCAGGACGAGATGTTCGGGCTCAGCCTCTACAACACCGTGTACATGCTCGTCTTCTCCATCGGACTAGGCATGCCGGTGTCGCTGGCGGCGAGCCTGTTGCTTAACCTTCGGCTGCGCGGCATCGCCTTCTTCCGCACCGTGTTCTACATGCCGGCGCTCGTCTCCGGCGTGGCCACTTTCGTCCTCTGGAACATCATTCTGAACAAGGACTTCGGCCTCCTCAACTGGCTTCTCGGCCTGGCGGGCATCGCGCCGGTGCCCTGGCTGACGACGACGACGTGGGCCAAGCCGGCTCTGGTGCTGATGAACCTCTGGGCTGCCGGAGGGGGCAGCATCCTCTATTTGGCCGCGCTTCAGGCTGTGCCCCAAGAGCTATACGAGAGTGCCTCCATTGACGGGGCTGGGCGCTGGTCGCGGTTCCGCCACGTCACCCTGCCGCAGATCAGCCCCACCATTTTCCTCACGCTCGTCACCGGCATCATCGGCGGACTACAGGTGTTCCTCAGCACTATGGTCATGACGGACGGGGGGCCATACTACTCGACCACGACCTACATGCTGGTGCTATACCGCACTGCCTGGCGCGACCTGAGGTGGGGATATGCTTCTGCCATGGCCTGGCTGCTGTTTGCGATCATCATGCTGCTGACGCTGCTGGTGTTCCGCTCGTCGGCCGCCTGGGTCTACTACGAAGGGGAGTTGCGGCGGTGA
- a CDS encoding DUF4450 domain-containing protein — translation MYRVGDGAYVRDNGDLIGNRPLYGAASSFRLVAGDRPLFALSLGPDGGKIGSVYIGFAVEGRSRWLHHFSHVRSAYDPGLMRYELEDVQLGVRCMLEAVTMAEGAGGAWRLELNHTPEGCRLVWCLGGASGYHANYYLDPTRWRLSPEDAVANRVQVVAGGAILHAPNLASGYERMTGRFVEHHWPKPVFAYTGAEERTLAVACDLPGEFRVVSAAAAETSPAALWLSAAGDYPVAAFRSNELRAGTVAHIGARVVVGSAEEEALFTAPLGQAFAAGCERVRSVAERLTVTSPHPDLDLASRAMAVAQDGAWVPPSFLHGAWSWMQHYLGWRGWYGADCLGWHERVRQAVGAHLATQFREGPEAGAISDMLERRGVFYNMTEVFLNQVLHHLEWTGDLGLGREVYPSLLALRGWEKRTFDPDNDGLYENAINTWCSDNHWYLGGGCVQASAYNYAANWGLARLARALGEDESAFVGEAMRILAAANRSLWVGQRGCFAEYRDYLGLRRRHEEPELASIYHPIEFGLADFEQAEQMLDYVRRTFQWESLQNGGKLVWSSNWYPVYPNGRQHSTRDLIFAECLNVASAFARVGDAETLQGLLLGAAAAPLAGPMPGGLTCHANPDGSQRVNEDFTDAISMFLRVVVEDLFGIRPALVLSQRLVAPCLPERWDAASLKTRGHELDWRRDGHWRLLDLRADIPARTTMELPLGNGELEAIEVSDPRAEAAGQHRPGRSVATVRFRGSDLQVRARVGAPTWQVIWPARWVEGESVAIQAEGAAIQSVRDPGGVLTDLSFAGGGVTARVARATPGTRLYVRLSAEGRSSFWDCIRMASIAPIESRLLDAGPGGEWTLALRNNGAAGVGVSVVIGGHFSGEWRGTLPPLGERLLSLAPAGPLLPGLQRLQLRIMGDVMVEETLLAHRWELGSPIAGQWRSVDLTPWRDCLLEEVLATLDVMATAVPYTLSQRYMRGVEFDDRPISCDTLRASADEAGYMTVGPGLRFDLGSPPSLAVRLSRWRGQRARLDVPLSGTGRAVYMLLAALTTAMQSHITNAVATVQYKDGECETLELVNPTNLDSGLGRFGPYHYGEGLPVPVGRRIETDEAVASTAHAPDARDTNRPPLPVTMLGVETHADAYCIPLQPGRPLRRFSLEVLSNEVVLALLGLSLLSLREAP, via the coding sequence GTGTACCGAGTGGGTGACGGCGCCTATGTGCGCGACAACGGGGATCTGATAGGCAACCGGCCCCTCTATGGGGCCGCTTCATCCTTCCGGCTCGTGGCCGGGGACCGACCGCTGTTTGCTCTCTCCCTCGGCCCTGATGGCGGCAAGATCGGCAGTGTCTACATTGGCTTTGCCGTGGAAGGGCGGAGCCGATGGCTCCACCACTTCTCCCACGTGCGATCGGCGTACGATCCGGGGCTGATGCGCTACGAGCTGGAGGACGTCCAGCTCGGGGTGCGGTGCATGCTGGAGGCGGTGACCATGGCTGAGGGCGCCGGCGGGGCCTGGCGCCTGGAGCTCAACCATACCCCCGAGGGATGCCGGCTGGTCTGGTGTCTGGGCGGGGCCAGCGGATACCACGCCAACTACTACTTAGACCCGACTCGCTGGCGCCTGTCGCCGGAGGATGCTGTTGCCAACCGCGTCCAGGTGGTGGCTGGAGGGGCCATACTGCACGCGCCCAACCTGGCCAGTGGCTACGAGCGCATGACCGGCAGGTTCGTCGAGCACCACTGGCCCAAGCCGGTGTTTGCCTATACCGGCGCGGAGGAGCGGACGCTTGCTGTTGCCTGTGACCTGCCTGGCGAGTTCCGGGTGGTCAGCGCCGCCGCTGCGGAAACCTCGCCCGCGGCGTTGTGGCTCTCCGCCGCGGGGGACTACCCGGTAGCCGCCTTCCGCTCGAACGAACTGAGGGCGGGTACGGTGGCCCACATTGGCGCGCGGGTGGTTGTGGGTTCCGCTGAGGAAGAGGCTCTCTTCACCGCACCCCTTGGCCAGGCGTTCGCAGCCGGCTGCGAACGCGTCCGATCCGTGGCGGAGAGGCTGACCGTGACTTCGCCCCATCCTGACCTCGATCTCGCCAGCCGCGCTATGGCCGTGGCTCAGGACGGGGCCTGGGTGCCGCCGTCGTTCCTCCATGGCGCTTGGTCCTGGATGCAGCACTATCTCGGCTGGCGTGGTTGGTACGGCGCCGACTGCCTGGGCTGGCATGAGCGGGTGCGCCAGGCGGTCGGGGCCCACCTGGCGACACAGTTCCGCGAGGGGCCGGAGGCGGGTGCTATCTCGGACATGCTGGAGCGCCGGGGCGTCTTCTACAACATGACCGAGGTATTCCTGAACCAGGTGCTTCACCATCTGGAGTGGACGGGCGACCTGGGGCTGGGCCGGGAGGTGTATCCGTCGCTGCTCGCCCTCCGCGGCTGGGAGAAGCGAACGTTCGACCCGGACAACGACGGCCTCTACGAGAACGCCATCAACACGTGGTGTTCCGACAACCACTGGTACCTGGGCGGGGGCTGTGTGCAGGCAAGCGCCTACAACTACGCCGCCAACTGGGGGCTAGCCCGCCTGGCGCGTGCCCTGGGGGAGGACGAGTCGGCCTTCGTCGGCGAGGCAATGCGGATTCTGGCGGCCGCCAACCGGTCGCTGTGGGTGGGCCAGCGTGGCTGCTTCGCCGAGTACCGCGACTACCTAGGGCTCCGCCGCCGGCACGAAGAGCCGGAACTGGCGAGTATCTATCACCCTATCGAGTTCGGGCTAGCTGACTTCGAGCAAGCCGAGCAGATGCTCGACTACGTGCGGCGCACCTTCCAGTGGGAGTCGCTCCAGAACGGCGGCAAGCTGGTGTGGAGCTCCAACTGGTACCCCGTGTACCCCAACGGCCGCCAGCACTCCACCCGTGACCTGATCTTCGCCGAGTGCCTCAACGTCGCCTCCGCTTTCGCCCGCGTCGGCGATGCTGAGACCCTGCAGGGCCTGCTTCTGGGGGCGGCTGCGGCGCCCCTGGCTGGACCCATGCCCGGGGGCCTCACCTGTCACGCCAATCCTGACGGCTCGCAGCGAGTGAACGAGGACTTCACCGATGCCATCAGTATGTTCCTGCGGGTGGTGGTCGAGGACCTGTTCGGCATCCGCCCCGCTCTGGTATTAAGTCAGCGCCTCGTGGCTCCGTGTTTGCCTGAGAGGTGGGATGCCGCCAGCCTGAAGACGCGCGGGCACGAGCTGGACTGGCGTCGCGACGGTCACTGGCGCCTGCTTGACCTGCGTGCCGACATCCCCGCCAGGACGACGATGGAGCTGCCCCTGGGGAATGGTGAGCTGGAGGCGATCGAAGTCAGCGATCCGCGGGCGGAGGCGGCAGGACAGCATCGGCCGGGCCGCTCCGTGGCGACCGTGCGCTTTCGCGGCTCGGACCTACAGGTACGGGCCAGGGTGGGTGCTCCCACCTGGCAGGTGATCTGGCCGGCGCGCTGGGTGGAAGGCGAGAGCGTGGCCATCCAGGCCGAGGGCGCGGCTATCCAGTCGGTGAGGGACCCCGGGGGTGTGCTGACGGACCTGAGCTTCGCTGGAGGTGGCGTCACCGCAAGGGTGGCGAGGGCCACGCCCGGCACGCGCCTGTACGTCCGCCTGTCGGCAGAGGGCCGATCGTCCTTCTGGGACTGCATCCGCATGGCCAGCATCGCGCCAATCGAATCGCGGCTGCTCGACGCTGGCCCCGGCGGCGAGTGGACGCTGGCGCTGCGCAACAACGGCGCTGCCGGTGTCGGCGTTAGTGTTGTCATCGGCGGTCACTTCTCCGGCGAATGGCGCGGTACGCTTCCTCCGTTAGGTGAACGGTTGCTCTCACTGGCGCCGGCCGGCCCGCTGTTACCCGGATTGCAGCGGCTGCAGTTGCGGATCATGGGCGACGTGATGGTGGAAGAGACTCTCCTCGCTCACCGCTGGGAGCTGGGTAGCCCCATCGCAGGGCAGTGGCGCAGCGTTGACCTCACCCCCTGGCGTGACTGCCTGCTGGAGGAAGTCCTGGCGACCCTCGACGTGATGGCTACAGCGGTGCCGTACACTCTGTCGCAGAGGTACATGAGGGGCGTCGAGTTCGACGACAGGCCTATCTCCTGCGACACCCTGAGGGCCTCGGCCGACGAGGCTGGTTACATGACCGTGGGCCCGGGCCTGCGCTTCGACCTGGGGTCGCCTCCGAGTCTGGCGGTGCGCCTGAGTCGGTGGAGGGGACAGCGCGCCCGACTGGACGTGCCTCTTTCGGGAACGGGTCGGGCGGTATACATGCTGCTGGCAGCGCTGACCACGGCCATGCAGAGCCACATCACCAATGCCGTGGCTACCGTTCAGTATAAGGATGGCGAGTGCGAGACTCTGGAGTTGGTGAATCCCACCAACCTTGATTCTGGGCTGGGCCGCTTCGGTCCCTACCACTATGGTGAGGGCTTGCCTGTGCCCGTGGGAAGACGCATAGAGACGGACGAGGCGGTCGCCTCCACGGCCCATGCGCCAGATGCCAGGGACACGAACCGGCCACCGCTCCCCGTGACTATGCTCGGAGTGGAGACGCACGCCGACGCATACTGCATTCCTTTGCAGCCGGGCCGGCCGCTGCGGCGCTTCAGCCTCGAGGTGCTCTCCAACGAGGTGGTGTTGGCCCTACTGGGGCTATCCCTGCTTTCGCTCCGTGAGGCACCATGA
- a CDS encoding carbohydrate ABC transporter permease yields the protein MHLFLVTVGITFLVPLAWLVSSSLKGPGDQFAFPPKWIPGPVHFENYVLAVTLLPFGTFFKNTVMICALNLIGTLISSSLTAFAFARLRFPGRDRLFVILLSTMMLPGIVTLIPTFVMFKQLGWVDTIAPLTVPAFFGGGAFNIFLIRQFYMTIPADLDEAARMDGANSWRIWRQIMLPLTKPALGTVGIFNFLSHWNDFMGPLIYLRSTENYTLALGVAGYQRTWGAEWHLVFASASLMVFPVIIVFFLGQRYFVQGIALTGMGGK from the coding sequence ATGCACCTCTTCCTCGTCACCGTCGGCATCACCTTCCTGGTGCCCCTTGCCTGGCTCGTGTCGTCATCTCTGAAGGGCCCAGGAGACCAGTTTGCCTTCCCCCCCAAGTGGATTCCGGGCCCGGTACACTTCGAGAACTACGTCTTGGCGGTGACGCTCCTCCCGTTCGGCACCTTCTTCAAGAACACCGTCATGATATGTGCTCTCAACCTCATCGGCACTCTGATCTCGTCGTCACTGACCGCTTTCGCCTTCGCCCGGCTACGCTTCCCCGGCAGGGACCGCCTATTCGTGATTCTCCTCTCCACCATGATGCTTCCCGGAATCGTGACCCTCATCCCCACCTTCGTCATGTTCAAACAGCTGGGTTGGGTGGATACCATTGCTCCTTTGACAGTCCCGGCCTTCTTCGGTGGTGGTGCATTCAACATCTTCCTCATCCGCCAGTTCTACATGACCATTCCTGCGGACCTGGACGAAGCGGCCCGAATGGATGGAGCCAACTCATGGCGGATCTGGAGACAGATCATGTTGCCGCTCACGAAACCGGCCCTGGGCACAGTGGGGATCTTTAACTTCCTGAGTCACTGGAACGATTTCATGGGCCCGCTAATCTACCTCCGTTCCACCGAGAACTACACCCTGGCCCTTGGAGTAGCCGGCTATCAGAGAACTTGGGGTGCTGAGTGGCATCTGGTCTTCGCCAGTGCATCACTGATGGTCTTCCCCGTGATCATTGTGTTCTTCCTGGGCCAGAGGTACTTCGTACAGGGGATCGCACTCACTGGCATGGGTGGCAAGTAG
- a CDS encoding carbohydrate ABC transporter permease, translated as MPVRQGDRESRRHGDPEKLPLPMCSHPVERPNRISRLLVPIARWLRRHRLQLFGYGVITCLGVSFIFPFVWMVSTSLKPAYEVTTYPVRLVPSVWRWENYVRVWQEVPWARRWALNSLLLVEIGVIGAIISNTMIAYAFARLRFPGRDILFLVVLSVMMLPGVVTVIPTYLIWTRLGALDTYWPWAIGAFTGSSFYIFMLRQYMLGLPYDLDEAARMDGAGYIRTLVQILVPLLRAPIIAVAVFQFLNVYNDFFGAILFLRNVQLFPLSLGLVAVRTHPQVGWRLELVMAMSTCFILPMLIVYFVAQQYFIEGVALTGVRR; from the coding sequence GTGCCAGTGAGACAGGGAGACAGAGAGTCGCGCAGGCACGGGGACCCGGAGAAGCTACCTCTCCCCATGTGTTCCCATCCTGTCGAGCGCCCGAATCGCATCTCCCGCCTCTTGGTCCCCATAGCGCGTTGGCTGAGGAGACACCGCCTGCAGCTCTTCGGCTATGGTGTGATCACCTGCCTGGGCGTCTCATTCATCTTCCCCTTCGTGTGGATGGTCTCTACTTCGCTGAAGCCTGCTTACGAGGTGACCACCTATCCCGTCCGACTGGTTCCCTCAGTCTGGCGGTGGGAGAACTACGTACGGGTGTGGCAAGAGGTGCCGTGGGCGAGGCGCTGGGCGCTCAACTCCCTGCTGTTGGTGGAAATCGGCGTCATTGGGGCGATCATCTCCAACACCATGATCGCCTACGCTTTCGCCCGGCTGCGCTTCCCGGGCCGCGACATCCTCTTCCTGGTGGTCCTGTCGGTCATGATGCTTCCCGGAGTGGTCACTGTCATCCCGACTTACCTGATCTGGACCAGGCTAGGGGCTCTGGACACCTACTGGCCCTGGGCGATTGGCGCCTTCACCGGCTCGTCGTTCTACATCTTCATGCTGCGCCAGTACATGCTTGGGCTCCCCTATGATCTGGACGAGGCAGCGCGCATGGACGGCGCCGGGTACATCCGCACACTGGTGCAGATTCTGGTGCCTCTGCTGCGGGCGCCTATCATCGCCGTCGCCGTCTTCCAGTTCCTGAACGTCTACAATGACTTCTTCGGCGCTATTCTCTTCCTTCGCAACGTGCAGCTCTTTCCCCTCTCGTTAGGGCTCGTGGCCGTACGGACCCACCCACAGGTGGGCTGGCGGCTGGAGCTGGTGATGGCGATGTCCACCTGCTTCATTCTGCCCATGCTTATCGTCTACTTCGTGGCGCAGCAGTACTTCATCGAGGGCGTCGCCCTGACCGGCGTGCGCCGGTAG